In Callospermophilus lateralis isolate mCalLat2 chromosome 15, mCalLat2.hap1, whole genome shotgun sequence, the genomic stretch GGGTTTGCATTCAACTCAGCTACCTATTGGAGATCTTGGGAAACGTTCATGATCTttcttagcctccattttctcatCTCAGAATGTGGATAATGAGTGCGAACTTCAAGGTGTTCCTGAGGATTAACGGAGGTGACGGCAGGTGAAGGGCTCTGGGCTGTGCCTGTCAGGAATGCTTTACCAGCCCTGCATGTGGCTGCCCCGCAGGGTGAGGCTTCCATGCCTATTTATGTGTTTGGTCTGTTTTGTCTTTTTGGTGTAATGGGTCAGTTACACCAAACAGAAACGTTCAGTTTCACTCCCTTTTTCTACACTTTAGGGTGACCCTATCTGGATTctgaaaccaaaggagtgagtgtCGATTCAAAACAgacagcatgttttttttttttccactctaGTTTTTAAGTCCAGATCAGACAAGGGTAATATCTATAAAAAGATCCTGTGGTTGTTCCAGGGGATCCCCATAAAACCGAAATGAGGAAACCCAGCTAATCAATATAATGATTATTTGGTTTCATAGAGAATAAGGAACATTTGTTGACATCATTCTTGTCTGCATTTGCTATGTTGATGTCTCTGTTTACATTTTCACATTGATGGTCATGTTCACTGCCCAGTTCTCTAGCAGGGACACTTAATCCCCCCAAATACTCATTCAATCAGAATGGTTTTTCTGGGCAGAGGAGCCAGGAGTGAAATGGCTTGAGATAGCAGAATAAAAGGGAAGTGTTTTACTTAATTAAAAGTGCCAGGGTTTTGGAAAAAAGCCTTTGATCAACCTTCCCAGGGATAAGGCCAAGGAAAGATCTGATCAAGCAGGACCAAGAGGGGCCCAGAGGGGTGCCAGACTCCCGCTTTCTCTTCATTACAGATACAAGGCATTCATTCTCTGGCTGGAACCCGTCTCCCTGAGCCCTGGGGAAAGGCCACTCACCATTGTGCTCAATCCACCGGTACTGCCGGTCCAGGCACAGCTCCTCCTGCCGCTGCCTCACCAGCTTCCGTATCTCGGGGGTCAGGCCATTGGGATCACGTGCAAACACAAAAGAGTAGCTGTCTGCACAGGTGCCATCAAAGTTGAGGAGGCGGCAGGAGTACTGCAGGGCGAACGTGTGGTAGTCCGTGTCGATGATCCAGTGGTCATCAACTGCAAGCCAGAAAGCCAGTGTTAAGTGACTCCTTGCCTTCAGTGGAAAGAAGTCCTGGAAACTCACTACCTGGACCCTACTGCATCTTCTTGGGAAGCAGGAGATTTCTCACAACTTTTGCAAAACCAGGCAAACAAGAAAGGATCTTGCTTTTCTTTATGGAGAAAGTTCTGGCACAGAGGAAACCACATTTATGTCCAGGATCCGCTCTCTCCCTGATGGTAAATAACACAGCATCTTTCCAAGAGAAAAGACCGCTGAGAATGTGAGCCCATCAAAATCATAGAACAAACCCATCTACCGCCATCTTCACCATCTGCCCTCCAATAGTATCTATGTCTTTGTCTAATGTGTGATTGCCACCAACTTATGTTAGCCCCAATACCAGGACCTGTCTTTGGGGATGATGTACAGGTGACAGCTCCTACTCCTCTCACTGACCTATTGCCCTCCCACCTCAGTCCATTGGAGGACGCCTCTCTATGATCCTGGCTTTGCTGGCTCCACCCTCTTTCCTGCTTAGGAGCCCAACTCTTTGCTCTGGCTAGAGAGAAGATTTTGCCTTGGGACACAGGAAGGCGACTATCCAGCATCAGCAACTCCTTCTAAGAACGTGTGGACTTCAGGACTTCCAGCAGTGGCATAATAAATAGACCATATTTATTCTTCAAATGTTGGATATAAGCAATGAAGATTAAGTATAAATAAAGGTAGTAAAAATATCAACAAAGGCAGATTGGAAAATACTATGAATATATGTGAGTGATTTGCCCCAGAGAAGGAACAATGTGTTCAAGTTTTATCcaaatatagaatattttatccaaaTATAGCATATTTGGATAAAAATGCCACATCTCTCTACTTAATTTGACATTCTCATTGACGTGTATCTGTGGCTCTTACCTCCTGAGCACTAAATTATGTGCCAGTCACTGTGTGGAACTTTCCAtgtgtttctttgattatttctcaCATTGAACCCAAAGAGCATGCTACTATTTCctattttacagaaaagaaaaCTGAGGTAAAGAGAAATTAAATAATTCACCTAGGATCACAAAAAGTAGAGCAGAAATGGAATTCTAACCCAGGAGCGTGACTCCAGAATCCACATACTTAACCCCTACCCCAGAGACTCCAGGTACTAGGTAGATTGAGACCAGAAGGGACAACAAACCAAAGGCCTTTGTGTCTTGCACCCAAGGGATGATCTGCCCACGTGGAGCTCCATGTTGGAGAAAGGCAGAGGGGATGGAGACTTCAGCACTGGAGAGGGTGGGGCCAGCTCTAGAGGTCACCCTAAGTGTCCTCTGGGGGTGCCTTTCTGAGGACCTCTGAAATGCCAGCCTGGATGGGATTTAGTACAAACCCAGGCCCAGCAGGAGAGTTTTCACGGGACAGGGAATGGGCCACTTCTTCAGCTCACATCCAACCTGGCAGGAGGAAGAATGAGACACCACTGTACCTTCCAGGTTGTCCCTGGGTGAATGTCAGAGGCCAAGCTCAGGGGATGACCCAGACGGAAGACTGCTCAGCAGTGACCGCAAAGTTATTCAGTGGATGGGCCAAGAATAGAAGCCATGGGCCTGCTGCTGGGCCTCAGCCTAACCGCGAGCTCCCTCCCAGGCTCCTGAGATCTGGGCAGTCTTTTCATCCCTGGATGAAATCATCTCTTCCCTGGTTATGGGATCACTGTGTCATCATGGGTGCCCCAGAAATCTGCCCCTCAGACACAAAAGCACCAGCCTTTGAAGTGTTACCTCCACTCCTGGTCCAGGCAGCTATTAGCTTGGCAAATCTGCtgcttaaaaaaattgtttttccaatATTGTTGCCAGAGTGAATTCCTACATAGAAACTAAGTAACTTTCAATCCATGGCTTTAGTAAAGTCGACTACTATTCTTGCTTTTGAAGAAAGCCTAAGTTGGTCTGGTTTATCTCCAGGTTCTTTTTGGCAGAATAACTCAAAGATGAAGAGTTTCAATCCTAACAACCTTGACCAAACTCTCCTTTCTAAGAGTATTTGCAAGACAGGATCTGCACGAGCAGCAACAATTATCTTGCTTCTCAAGCCTTTTCGCATCCAGCAGCTAGGCAGGGTCCTTTGGAGAGCCAGACAACCCAACTGTTTCCAGACAGCATCTAATAATTGCATGCAGTAGACTAGGTAAGCAGAGTGCTGGAAGCAGCAACTATGTAGCCAGAGCCCCTGACTCCCCTCCAACACCCCAGGAAGTGGGGCTGCATTACAGCTGTGTCTACAACTGTACTGGTTATATACACTAGTTTAGAAGTTTGGATTGCTAGTCCCCAAAGAAAATGCCTGGTATCAAAAACTATCTTCGTGACCTGGTTCTGTTGAAAATCTGTCACTCATTGCGGTGATTCTGGAACAATTCTCCTTCAGTTCCCTAAACCTGCACCTGCCAATTATTCAAAGTAGGGATACCGAGGGAGATGCTTCCTGAGGTTCTCAGGCCTCACAGTCTAGTTGAGCCAGGCAGGTGACAGATTTTATTCTATTCTTGACTAGTCCAATGGACCAGCAAAGTCAGTGGTATCTGAAGCCTTGATAACTGAGTGACCAAGATAACCCTCTGGATTGAAATATCTACACCAGTTCTCAAACTGCCTTATGTGGAAGGAACATACTCAAGGAGCATACTTCAGGGGCCACTCCAAGAGTTTCTGATTCAATAAATCTAGATTGGGGCCCAGAAATCTGCATTTAACAAGCACCATAGCTGATTTAGATATAGATGACCCAGGAACCCTGTCTTTGAGAAACAGTAATGAAAACATTTCAGGCTGACATTGTTATGCAGCCTGACAAGGGTCCCTTTTACTTCAGCTAAGAGGTGTCACTAAGTGCCACCAACCAGCTATGTCTCCTGGGCCAGTAATTCAGTTTCTTCGCTTGTAAAACAAGAGATTTGAACCCAATATATGTTTTCTCACTCCAGACTTAGAAAGTAAAGCCATGATTTCCTCTCGAGAGGTAACAAGAAGCAACAATATCAAACATGCACAGAGAATTTGTGTCACCAGCACTGGTCAAGGGCTTTCTGCATGTCAACTCATGGCATCCTCATAACACAACTCCATAAGGTAGGTGCTATGGCCACGTCCACTTTGCAGAGGAGGAAAATGAGTCATAGAAAGGCTaaggaaaaaaatccatgtcccacAGGTGGCGGCTGAgttgggatttgaactcaggcagCATAACTTTAAAGCAGGCTTAACCACTGTGCAGGGCACAGCTTCTTTTCTGAAAGGCAACCTAAGAAGGAATTCATCCTTAAGCCTTCTACATTATACTTATCTCACTTAATATCTATAGCAATcactttcaagatttcaacacttTTTTCCCCTCCAAATGAAATCTTAGATAGAATCCCAATATACAAGAGTTAAAAGTGGAGCTAATATAGTTTGGTAGGGACAGGAGAGAAGAGACAAAACCCTACCTCCTCATCAGGTCCTTCCTCACCCCATCCCTAAATGCATTGTAAACCATATTCTGTTCCTTTAAGGAGCACACCTCAAAGTGCTGATGAGAATTATGTGTTTATTCTTTCTAAAAATTAGGAAACTTGTACCTCTTAATATCGGTTTTTATGATCCattaccagaaaaaaaatgtattttttactcTAAATGAATCACTTGAGGAAGTTTGCTGCACTATTTGAAATAACTTATTATTTCTAAAGATAAAAAGCTCTCTCTCCTTATAGATAAGCAACTCTTATACAGTGTAAATCAGCACTAAAATGTAATTTGATAAAAAACGCAATTTCATTTAACGTGACTTTATAGGAAGTCAAAGATCACATGTCGCATGTAGAGCAATGAATGACATGAAGGACACTTCGGCCCTGGATCACCAATGGAAGAGCAGCCCCCTCAGAAGTCCCTGGGTCCTATCTCACAAGAGAACACAGTGGTACTTTGCAAAGGTCCCTCTGTATTAGGAGATTCTGTAGTTCAGAGCCAACCAATCTGGGCCTGGACGTTGGAATGTCTGGCTTCTGGAATTGGCTCTCTCAAACTTGTTGTGTTATCTTGGGCAAAGCACTTTTTTCTCCAGGTCTCAGTTTGTTCATCTGTATACTGAACCCCCTCTCTGGGGTTTACTCTCCTTCTCTGAGATTCCATGACATGTCTCTTCCAGGCCTGAAATTTCTCTAGCTACCAAGTAGATTCCAGATTTGAAACTTAGGACacatgggggcgggggggggggggtagtaGTAGAAAAAGCAAATAATGTATTCTCATGAGTAGGCCAAGTTTTAAGATGCCCTGCTGAGAGTTCTCAACACCCTTCATCAGAGCCCCAGTACTTGGGAGAAAGAGAAGAGGCCATGACACCCAGAACACCCTGCCTGGCTCAGAACCCCGGCATCAGCAGGCAGGACATTGAGGAGTGAGCCTACCCCATGCACAATGCTCCCTACAAACTTGGATGGGAGTCTCGGTCTCTGTTAGGGTTCCCAGTTAAGCTGTCTCAGGAATTCAGCCCAAAGGGTTGGAAAAAAACGAAAATGAAGTGGTGATGTGGAGCGGTAAGAGGACAAAGTGTGGAACAGGTTACACACCCTGGCACAGTAGATGACTAGAATTTGGCACCCGGCAACCTAAAGATCCTTTTGAGTTGGGTCAGGTTTCTTGAACTAGCTGCTCCCAATCCCAATCCCTTAACCTCAGGCCAGGCTGAGGTTTCCTGCACCCATACATCTTCCCTTAGGCCATTCTTCCTAAGGGTGCAGCTGGAGCAGGAACCCAGTGATTTGGCAGGTATGCCTCCCATCCCCAAAATGGTCCCAATGAGCTGACTACTCACTTCCTCTCTGGAGAAAGGAGGCTACGCCCCAGTACTTCATCTTGAACTTGGCAGGGTCTTCTGTGTCAGTGAAGGTGCCCACCATGTCTGCACACACTTCCCAGTTACTGCAAAAGCCAAGGGGATCCTCAGCCAAACCCAGCAAAGAGCTTCCTCCCTCCATCCCACCCTGGtgctcccctccctccccagtaAGGGTTTGGCTTTCGGGCAGGCGCTACGCACACGGCCACCCGGAGGCACTTGCCTCAAAAGACGAACTCGTCCCTTGGCAGTGGCACTCATGTGGCCATTCTCGTCCACGGAGAATTCGGCGACGATGTTGTCTTGCAGAAAGAGACCTTCAGGGTCCTTCTTGGCTATGGCGTACC encodes the following:
- the Rbp4 gene encoding retinol-binding protein 4, producing MEWVWALVVLLAALGSGRAERDCRVSSFRVKENFDKTLFSGTWYAIAKKDPEGLFLQDNIVAEFSVDENGHMSATAKGRVRLLSNWEVCADMVGTFTDTEDPAKFKMKYWGVASFLQRGIDDHWIIDTDYHTFALQYSCRLLNFDGTCADSYSFVFARDPNGLTPEIRKLVRQRQEELCLDRQYRWIEHNGYCQSKTGENLL